A single region of the Hyphomicrobiales bacterium genome encodes:
- the mtaB gene encoding Threonylcarbamoyladenosine tRNA methylthiotransferase MtaB: MAIDVVTFGCRLNIYESEAMKRHADAAGADDLVIINTCAVTAEASRQARQTIRRLRRERPQARIVVTGCAAQIEAASFSAMAEVDHVIGNTEKMQAATWSALSGSAPTERILVGDIMAVKETASHLVDGYGGLPRAFVQVQNGCDHRCTFCIIPYGRGNSRSVAMGAVVDQVRSLTENGCGEVVVTGVDITSYGRDLPGTPTLGRLVKQILRHVPELPRLRISSIDSVEADDDLLDALATEPRLMPHLQLSLQAGDDLILKRMKRRHLRDDAIRFCEDMRKLRPDVVFGADIIAGFPTETEEMFARSLAIVDECDLTHLHVFPFSPRPGTPAARMPQVDRALVKDRARRLREKGEEALVRHLAREVGRHVPVLTENAELGRTEGFTLVRLASAAVPGRILNVTIAGHDGHELLAA; encoded by the coding sequence ATGGCGATCGACGTCGTCACCTTCGGCTGCCGGCTGAACATCTACGAATCGGAGGCGATGAAACGCCATGCCGATGCAGCCGGCGCCGACGACCTCGTCATCATCAACACCTGCGCTGTGACCGCCGAGGCCAGCCGGCAAGCCCGCCAGACCATCCGCAGACTTCGCCGCGAGCGGCCGCAGGCGCGCATCGTCGTTACCGGCTGCGCCGCCCAGATCGAAGCGGCCAGCTTCTCCGCCATGGCCGAGGTCGACCACGTCATCGGCAACACCGAGAAGATGCAGGCCGCCACCTGGAGCGCGCTCTCGGGCTCCGCCCCCACGGAGCGCATCCTCGTCGGCGACATCATGGCGGTGAAGGAAACCGCGAGCCATCTGGTCGATGGCTATGGCGGGCTGCCCCGCGCCTTCGTGCAGGTGCAGAACGGCTGTGACCACCGTTGCACCTTCTGCATTATCCCGTATGGCCGCGGCAATTCGCGCTCCGTGGCCATGGGCGCCGTCGTCGATCAGGTGCGGAGTCTCACGGAAAACGGCTGCGGAGAGGTTGTCGTCACGGGGGTCGACATCACGAGCTACGGCCGCGACCTGCCGGGCACGCCGACGCTCGGCCGCCTCGTCAAGCAGATCCTCAGGCATGTGCCCGAGTTGCCGCGCCTGCGCATCTCATCGATCGACTCCGTCGAGGCCGACGACGATCTGCTCGACGCGCTGGCCACGGAGCCGCGCCTGATGCCGCACCTGCAACTCTCGCTGCAGGCGGGCGATGATCTCATCCTGAAGCGCATGAAGCGCCGCCACCTGCGCGACGACGCCATCCGCTTCTGCGAGGATATGCGCAAGCTCCGGCCGGACGTGGTGTTCGGCGCCGACATCATCGCCGGTTTTCCGACAGAGACCGAGGAGATGTTCGCGCGCTCGCTCGCCATCGTCGACGAATGCGACCTCACCCATCTCCATGTCTTCCCCTTCTCGCCGCGCCCCGGCACGCCGGCCGCGCGCATGCCGCAGGTCGATCGCGCGCTCGTTAAAGACCGCGCCCGTCGCCTGCGCGAGAAAGGTGAGGAAGCGCTCGTCCGGCATCTCGCGCGGGAAGTCGGCCGTCATGTGCCGGTGCTCACCGAAAACGCCGAGCTTGGCCGCACCGAGGGTTTCACACTGGTGCGCCTGGCCTCCGCCGCCGTCCCCGGCCGCATCCTGAACGTCACCATCGCCGGCCACGACGGGCACGAGCTGCTGGCGGCCTGA
- a CDS encoding RluA family pseudouridine synthase produces the protein MTQDRPKGHISRSDILTRLLYRDALMLVIDKPAGLPVHPDAKGGETLADHLDALRFGLPRRPELAHRLDRDTSGCLVLGRHRKALERLSRLFAENKVAKTYWAVVAGGPEADAGEIMLALSPRDPAQGWRMQVDPAGLPALTRWQVLGRGEGLTWLALEPVTGRTHQLRVHCASMGWPILGDRIYGRGGAWQGLHLHARAVTVPLYPKRDPITVEAPAPAGLQETLALLKRREGHPSV, from the coding sequence ATGACACAGGACAGGCCGAAGGGCCATATCTCCAGGTCGGATATTCTGACGCGCCTTCTCTACCGCGATGCGCTCATGCTCGTCATCGACAAACCGGCCGGACTGCCGGTGCATCCGGACGCGAAGGGCGGCGAGACGCTCGCAGACCACCTCGATGCCCTGCGCTTCGGCCTGCCGCGCCGGCCGGAACTGGCGCATCGTCTGGATCGCGATACGTCAGGGTGCCTCGTGCTCGGTCGCCACCGTAAGGCGCTGGAACGCCTGAGCCGTCTGTTCGCTGAGAACAAGGTGGCGAAGACCTATTGGGCCGTCGTCGCCGGTGGACCGGAGGCCGACGCCGGAGAGATCATGCTGGCGCTCAGCCCGCGCGATCCCGCGCAGGGGTGGCGCATGCAGGTGGATCCCGCCGGCCTGCCAGCCTTGACGCGCTGGCAGGTTCTCGGCCGTGGCGAGGGCCTTACCTGGCTTGCGCTCGAACCCGTGACAGGCCGCACCCACCAGCTCCGGGTCCACTGTGCCAGCATGGGCTGGCCGATCCTGGGTGATCGCATCTACGGGCGCGGCGGAGCCTGGCAGGGCCTTCATCTGCATGCGCGCGCCGTGACAGTCCCGCTTTACCCAAAACGCGATCCGATCACGGTGGAGGCGCCCGCGCCGGCGGGCCTGCAGGAAACGCTGGCGCTGCTCAAACGAAGAGAGGGGCATCCGTCAGTCTGA
- the ftsY gene encoding Signal recognition particle receptor FtsY, whose amino-acid sequence MAENEKRTMLDRLFGRRRDNTEPAPSPAPPLPAEPATPPLEAPATPTPEATPATPAVEEDAAAHVSVTSPTAEEMPPSVDDSDGTHAAPIASAVPEPEPQSPAPSAQKPQSWWQRLTAGLKRTSSSIGTGITDLFTKRKFDAATLEELEDILIQADLGVAMAARVTEAVGKGRHDRSIDPEEVKAVLAQEVEAVLAPVAKPLVVAVDKKPFVILMVGVNGSGKTTTIGKLAAKYRAEGRSVMLAAGDTFRAAAVEQLKVWGTRTGAAVVARDQGADAAGLAFDALQAARDAGTDVLIVDTAGRLQNKAGLMAELEKIVRVMRKLDAEAPHAVLLVLDATTGQNALSQAEIFGKTAGVTGLVMTKLDGTARGGILVALADKTGLPVHFIGVGEGVDDLEPFTARDFARAIAGLDA is encoded by the coding sequence ATGGCTGAGAACGAGAAACGGACGATGCTGGACCGGCTGTTCGGCCGTCGCAGGGACAACACCGAACCAGCGCCTTCCCCAGCACCTCCCCTCCCGGCCGAACCTGCTACCCCCCCGCTCGAAGCCCCGGCCACGCCGACCCCGGAGGCGACCCCTGCCACGCCTGCGGTGGAAGAGGATGCCGCCGCGCATGTGTCTGTCACATCGCCCACGGCCGAGGAAATGCCCCCATCCGTCGACGACTCCGACGGTACCCACGCCGCTCCGATCGCATCCGCGGTTCCGGAGCCTGAACCGCAATCGCCCGCCCCGTCCGCGCAGAAACCTCAAAGCTGGTGGCAGCGGCTGACGGCGGGCCTGAAACGCACCTCGTCGTCGATCGGCACGGGCATCACCGATCTTTTCACCAAGCGGAAGTTCGACGCCGCGACCCTGGAAGAGCTGGAGGACATTCTCATCCAGGCCGACCTCGGGGTCGCGATGGCGGCGCGGGTGACCGAGGCCGTGGGCAAGGGCCGGCATGACCGCTCGATCGATCCGGAAGAGGTGAAGGCCGTGCTCGCCCAGGAGGTCGAGGCGGTGCTGGCGCCTGTTGCCAAGCCCCTCGTCGTCGCGGTGGACAAGAAGCCTTTCGTGATCCTGATGGTCGGCGTCAACGGCTCCGGCAAGACCACCACCATCGGCAAGCTCGCCGCCAAATATCGCGCCGAGGGCCGCTCCGTGATGCTCGCCGCCGGCGACACCTTCCGCGCCGCCGCCGTGGAGCAGCTCAAGGTCTGGGGCACACGCACGGGCGCAGCAGTCGTGGCGCGCGACCAGGGCGCGGATGCCGCGGGTCTTGCCTTCGACGCCTTGCAGGCCGCCCGTGACGCGGGAACCGACGTGCTGATCGTCGATACCGCCGGCCGGCTGCAGAACAAGGCGGGCCTCATGGCGGAACTCGAGAAGATCGTTCGCGTCATGCGCAAGCTCGATGCGGAGGCGCCGCATGCTGTCCTCCTGGTGCTCGACGCGACGACGGGCCAGAACGCGCTCAGCCAGGCCGAGATCTTCGGCAAGACCGCCGGCGTCACCGGCCTCGTCATGACCAAGCTCGACGGCACGGCACGCGGCGGCATCCTTGTGGCGCTAGCCGACAAGACCGGCCTGCCGGTGCATTTCATCGGCGTCGGCGAGGGCGTGGACGACCTCGAACCCTTCACCGCGCGCGATTTCGCACGGGCCATCGCCGGCCTCGACGCCTGA
- a CDS encoding putative transporter YnfA (Evidence 3 : Putative function from multiple computational evidences), which produces MLIPALAIYSLAALAEIAGCFAFWAWLRLGQSVLWLIPGFVSLAAFAYLLTLVDAAAAGRAYAAYGGIYIVMSLIWLWRAEGVTPDRWDLAGGAICLAGAAVILLGPRAA; this is translated from the coding sequence ATGCTCATTCCTGCCCTCGCGATCTATAGTCTCGCCGCGCTCGCGGAAATCGCCGGCTGCTTCGCCTTCTGGGCGTGGCTGCGCCTTGGCCAGAGCGTGCTGTGGCTCATCCCGGGCTTTGTCTCGCTGGCCGCCTTCGCCTATCTGCTCACGCTGGTCGACGCGGCGGCGGCCGGGCGCGCTTACGCGGCCTATGGCGGCATCTATATCGTGATGTCGCTGATCTGGCTGTGGCGAGCCGAGGGTGTCACCCCCGATCGCTGGGACCTGGCTGGGGGCGCCATCTGCCTCGCCGGGGCGGCCGTCATCCTGCTGGGACCGCGGGCCGCCTGA
- a CDS encoding RNA polymerase sigma-70 factor (ECF subfamily) — protein MSDDGSNQDAMRADAFTAARPRLIRLAYRMLGSIAEAEDMVQEAFIRLHRADAAAIREPAAFLSRVVTNLCLDQLKSARVKRESYVGPWLPEPVVDPLEDDESDDITTALMMALERLSPLERAAFLLHDVFGVGFDEIATSLQRDPAACRQLARRARAHVQAARPRFPVSPEKGRDLAEAFLAASATGNMAGLQALLAEDVVLYGDGGGKVAATFNPIFGHDKVSRFFWGLSRKKDYKPATVLRRCVIDGLPGFVTVDGHGHLQTTALAIDNGRITAIYVVRNPDKLAHIVEGLSPFAS, from the coding sequence GTGAGTGACGACGGTTCCAATCAGGACGCCATGCGCGCCGACGCCTTCACGGCGGCGCGCCCACGCCTGATCCGCCTGGCCTATCGCATGCTCGGGTCGATCGCGGAGGCCGAGGACATGGTGCAGGAGGCCTTCATCCGCCTGCACCGCGCCGACGCCGCTGCCATCCGGGAGCCGGCCGCCTTCCTGTCGCGGGTCGTCACCAATCTCTGCCTCGACCAGCTCAAGTCCGCCCGCGTCAAGCGGGAGAGTTATGTCGGCCCCTGGCTGCCCGAACCGGTGGTCGATCCGCTCGAGGACGACGAGAGTGACGACATCACGACTGCGCTGATGATGGCGCTGGAGCGTCTGTCACCGCTCGAACGGGCCGCCTTCCTCCTGCATGACGTGTTCGGCGTCGGCTTTGACGAGATCGCGACGTCCCTGCAGCGCGATCCGGCCGCCTGCCGGCAGCTCGCTCGCCGTGCTCGCGCGCATGTGCAGGCGGCCCGCCCGCGCTTCCCGGTTTCGCCGGAGAAAGGCCGCGACCTGGCGGAGGCCTTCCTCGCGGCCTCCGCGACCGGCAACATGGCCGGCCTGCAGGCGCTGCTGGCCGAAGACGTCGTGCTCTATGGCGATGGCGGCGGCAAGGTCGCCGCGACGTTCAATCCCATCTTCGGTCACGACAAGGTGTCCCGCTTCTTCTGGGGCCTGAGCCGCAAGAAGGACTACAAGCCGGCAACAGTGCTCAGGCGCTGCGTCATCGATGGCTTGCCAGGCTTTGTGACGGTCGACGGCCATGGCCATCTGCAGACGACCGCCCTTGCGATAGACAACGGGCGGATCACGGCGATCTATGTGGTCCGCAATCCGGACAAGCTCGCCCATATCGTCGAGGGGCTGTCGCCGTTTGCTTCCTGA
- a CDS encoding AhpD family alkylhydroperoxidase produces the protein MKPRLNPYTAAPDTMSAMFDLEKRAFGSGLEHSLLELVKTRASQINGCAFCIHMHTRDARAAGETEERLYLLDAWRESPLYTDRERAALAWTEALTLVSKTHAPDEDYEALKREFSDEEQVKLTLMIATINAWNRFAIGFRAIHPVSRRQDRE, from the coding sequence ATGAAGCCGAGATTGAACCCCTATACAGCCGCTCCCGATACCATGAGCGCCATGTTTGATCTGGAGAAGCGGGCCTTCGGCAGCGGGCTTGAGCACAGCCTGCTCGAACTGGTGAAGACACGGGCCTCGCAGATCAACGGCTGCGCGTTCTGCATTCACATGCACACCCGCGATGCTCGCGCCGCCGGTGAGACGGAAGAGCGGCTTTATCTGCTGGACGCCTGGCGGGAGTCGCCCCTCTATACGGACCGCGAGCGTGCCGCGCTGGCCTGGACCGAGGCCTTGACGCTGGTGTCCAAGACCCATGCGCCCGATGAGGACTACGAGGCGCTGAAGCGCGAGTTTTCCGATGAGGAGCAGGTGAAACTCACGCTGATGATCGCCACGATCAATGCCTGGAACCGTTTTGCCATCGGCTTCCGGGCCATCCATCCCGTGTCGAGGCGGCAAGACCGTGAGTGA
- a CDS encoding hypothetical protein (Evidence 5 : Unknown function) produces MAGAAYHDTGIIGSDFFPVHVTVQGARSSTHRDVPKVGNGVRHEAEIEPLYSRSRYHERHV; encoded by the coding sequence GTGGCTGGAGCCGCCTATCACGACACCGGGATCATCGGCTCGGATTTTTTCCCGGTTCATGTCACAGTCCAGGGAGCTCGCTCGTCAACGCACCGAGATGTTCCCAAAGTTGGAAACGGAGTGAGACATGAAGCCGAGATTGAACCCCTATACAGCCGCTCCCGATACCATGAGCGCCATGTTTGA
- a CDS encoding putative intracellular septation protein A (Evidence 3 : Putative function from multiple computational evidences), translating into MTDTKRQPLNPMLKLVLELGPLVLFFFANQREGLFTATAVFMVATAIALAVHYALVRHLPIMPIVSGVVVLVFGGLTLVLHDELFIKLKPTIVNCLFGGVLLGGLAFNKPLLPIVFDSVFHLDDEGWRKLTLRWGLFFFFLAVMNEVVWRTQSTDFWVNFKVFATMPITIVFALAQTPLIMRHSLPEKDQPET; encoded by the coding sequence ATGACCGATACCAAGCGACAGCCGCTCAACCCCATGCTCAAGCTGGTCCTTGAGCTTGGGCCCCTCGTCCTGTTCTTTTTCGCGAACCAGCGCGAGGGCCTCTTCACGGCAACGGCCGTCTTCATGGTCGCGACCGCCATCGCGCTCGCGGTCCACTATGCGCTGGTCCGGCATCTGCCCATCATGCCGATCGTCTCCGGCGTTGTGGTGCTCGTGTTCGGCGGCCTGACGCTCGTCCTGCACGATGAGCTGTTCATCAAGCTGAAGCCCACCATCGTGAACTGCCTGTTCGGCGGCGTGCTCCTCGGCGGGCTGGCCTTCAACAAGCCGCTCTTGCCCATCGTCTTCGACAGCGTGTTTCACCTGGATGATGAGGGCTGGCGGAAGCTGACGCTACGCTGGGGGCTGTTCTTCTTCTTCCTGGCGGTCATGAACGAGGTGGTCTGGCGGACCCAGTCCACCGACTTCTGGGTGAACTTCAAGGTCTTCGCGACGATGCCGATAACCATCGTCTTTGCCCTGGCACAGACGCCGCTGATCATGCGCCATTCCCTGCCCGAGAAAGACCAGCCCGAGACATAG
- a CDS encoding Adenylate cyclase: MIARAFKLPKESDVLLLSAELSAERTASLVRMVTGLVLLAAIAFVDRKSDFSPIGEQQVFYAQLTVLTLFLSGLLSYGLVRIRLWRWWMSFVTATIDMFIVAFNIWLNVWVTGLTGQYILSFPIIAALPLVFASNALRLRPSVQIYTTVLLVLSLVAVGIFAAPAQMTFPRPPELMVQDQFGWQPNFARVVILLLTGGILILAAARGRKLLVRAVEETTIRLNLGRYLPAELAPVLAEGRISELKAGRRSVVTLMFVDIRGSTAMEESLSPSAVVELIGTFREHVMAAAAAHEGVIDKFIGDGAFLVFGMPEPGEDDAARALACGRAILDRMDKWNLERGRNGFDPIRIGIGVHSGEAFIGAIGNDMRLDFTVLGDAVNVACRLEQATKLHQVAYLVSEEALDAAHADRSGWRHIGEQSLRGRAEPIELFTPADLASWEKAEAEPASQAS; the protein is encoded by the coding sequence ATGATCGCCCGCGCCTTCAAGCTACCCAAGGAAAGTGACGTCCTGCTGCTCAGCGCCGAACTCAGCGCGGAGCGGACGGCGAGCCTTGTGCGTATGGTCACGGGGCTTGTCCTGCTGGCGGCGATCGCCTTCGTGGATCGCAAGAGCGATTTCTCGCCGATCGGCGAGCAGCAGGTCTTCTACGCCCAGCTCACAGTGCTGACGTTGTTCCTGTCAGGTCTTCTGAGCTACGGGCTGGTGCGTATCCGCCTCTGGCGGTGGTGGATGAGCTTTGTCACGGCGACGATCGACATGTTCATCGTCGCCTTCAACATCTGGCTCAATGTCTGGGTCACTGGGCTGACAGGCCAGTATATCCTGTCGTTTCCGATCATCGCGGCCCTGCCGCTGGTCTTCGCGAGCAATGCGCTGCGCCTGCGGCCGAGCGTCCAGATCTACACGACGGTTCTGCTCGTTTTGTCGCTGGTCGCCGTGGGAATTTTTGCCGCGCCCGCGCAAATGACATTCCCCCGCCCCCCCGAACTCATGGTGCAGGACCAATTCGGTTGGCAGCCGAATTTCGCGCGTGTCGTCATTCTCCTTCTCACCGGCGGGATCCTCATCCTGGCGGCGGCGCGCGGCCGCAAGCTCCTGGTGCGCGCGGTGGAGGAAACGACGATCCGCCTCAATCTCGGCCGCTATCTGCCGGCGGAACTCGCGCCGGTGCTTGCCGAAGGGCGCATCAGCGAGCTGAAAGCCGGCCGCCGTAGCGTCGTGACGCTGATGTTCGTCGATATCCGCGGCTCGACCGCCATGGAGGAGAGCCTGTCGCCGTCAGCCGTCGTGGAACTGATCGGCACCTTCCGCGAGCATGTGATGGCAGCGGCGGCCGCGCACGAAGGCGTCATCGACAAGTTCATCGGTGATGGTGCCTTCCTCGTGTTCGGCATGCCGGAGCCCGGCGAGGATGACGCGGCGCGGGCGCTGGCGTGCGGACGCGCCATTCTCGACCGGATGGACAAATGGAACCTGGAACGCGGCCGGAATGGTTTCGATCCCATCCGCATCGGCATCGGCGTGCATAGCGGCGAGGCTTTCATCGGCGCCATCGGCAACGACATGCGTCTTGACTTCACGGTGCTGGGCGACGCGGTCAACGTTGCCTGCCGGCTGGAGCAGGCGACGAAGCTCCATCAGGTCGCCTACCTCGTGTCGGAGGAAGCGCTCGACGCCGCCCATGCCGACCGGTCCGGATGGCGCCATATCGGCGAGCAATCCCTGCGAGGCCGGGCGGAACCCATCGAGCTGTTCACGCCCGCCGATCTCGCGAGCTGGGAGAAGGCTGAAGCCGAGCCCGCCAGCCAGGCATCCTGA
- the cycY gene encoding Thiol:disulfide interchange protein CycY — protein sequence MVLRDPTTTDGAIVPEDASLRRRRILLAVPLVLFLALAVLFMVRLFAGDPARIPSALIGRPVPAFSLPPLEGLVRDGQPVPGLTNESLLASGPNQVTVVNIWASWCAPCREEHPLLMSLAQDPRVKVVGINYKDNPENARRFLGALGNPFAAVGVDGAGRASIDWGVYGVPETFIVSRDGRIQHKHIGPLTPEALQTSINAAIDKAAKP from the coding sequence GTGGTGCTGCGCGATCCCACAACGACGGACGGAGCGATCGTCCCTGAGGACGCGTCGCTGCGCAGGCGCCGTATCCTGCTTGCGGTGCCGCTCGTCCTTTTTCTGGCCCTGGCTGTGCTGTTCATGGTGCGGTTGTTTGCCGGCGATCCGGCCCGGATTCCGTCAGCCCTCATAGGCCGGCCGGTTCCCGCCTTTTCCCTGCCGCCGCTCGAGGGCCTTGTGCGCGATGGCCAGCCCGTGCCGGGGCTGACCAACGAGAGCTTGTTGGCGTCTGGCCCGAATCAGGTGACCGTCGTGAATATCTGGGCGTCCTGGTGCGCGCCGTGTCGCGAGGAACATCCCCTCCTGATGAGCCTTGCGCAGGACCCGCGCGTCAAGGTCGTCGGCATCAACTACAAGGACAACCCAGAGAATGCCCGGCGCTTTCTGGGTGCCCTCGGCAATCCCTTCGCGGCGGTCGGCGTGGATGGGGCTGGCCGCGCCTCCATCGACTGGGGTGTGTATGGCGTGCCTGAAACCTTTATCGTCAGCCGCGACGGACGCATTCAGCATAAGCACATCGGGCCGTTAACCCCCGAGGCGCTGCAAACGAGTATCAACGCAGCGATCGACAAGGCGGCCAAGCCCTGA
- a CDS encoding Heme exporter protein D: MIALDAPHIGFVLAAYGAAALIVAGLVLRAVIDSRMRQRALDALAARGVARNGMPSSGHALGASAVRNTSGVGGVAGTISSARGASDQDSDEGKERGAARSHNDGRSDRP, from the coding sequence ATGATCGCGCTCGATGCTCCCCACATCGGCTTCGTGCTGGCCGCCTATGGCGCGGCTGCCCTCATCGTGGCTGGTCTCGTGCTGCGTGCCGTCATTGACAGCCGGATGCGGCAGAGGGCCCTTGACGCCCTGGCTGCGCGCGGAGTGGCTCGCAACGGCATGCCATCGTCCGGCCATGCTCTGGGTGCAAGTGCCGTTAGAAATACCAGCGGTGTCGGCGGCGTGGCCGGAACCATATCATCGGCACGGGGTGCCTCTGACCAGGATTCAGACGAGGGCAAAGAGCGTGGTGCTGCGCGATCCCACAACGACGGACGGAGCGATCGTCCCTGA